The following coding sequences lie in one Aquabacterium olei genomic window:
- a CDS encoding efflux RND transporter periplasmic adaptor subunit produces MTTDAAAPSALSRLKIDRSVQAKTRRPSALLPWLIAGGVGLAAAGAWTLYPRTAEVTATSVVQSTPSQQYVQLTASGYVVAQRRAAVSSKASGRLLELTVREGSNVKKGELLARLDASDIQAGIMAAEAAVLQAEANQKQAMVQLINARAETTRTRSLEAQGFVSGQMVDSVVSKNKAVFAQVSAAEAALAQARAQLKAQKVALDYTEIRAPFDGVVLVKNANVGDIIMPMSSAAGAQGAVVTMADMGTLEVEADVSEGNLSKARPGQPVEITLDALPGKRFKGHVVGIVPTVDRAKATVMTKIRFDQLDPRVLPEMSAKVAFLSREISDADQQPVTAVPAAAIARQGEQHVVWRVRQADDRNTVEAVAVKPGRQLGEFREVSGPIKPGDKIVATPPARLKDGARVALSAS; encoded by the coding sequence ATGACGACCGACGCCGCAGCCCCTTCCGCACTGTCCCGCCTGAAGATCGACAGGAGCGTGCAGGCCAAGACCCGGCGCCCCTCCGCGCTGCTGCCCTGGCTCATCGCGGGCGGGGTGGGCCTCGCCGCCGCAGGTGCCTGGACGCTCTACCCCCGCACCGCCGAAGTCACGGCCACCTCGGTCGTGCAAAGCACGCCGTCGCAGCAGTATGTCCAGCTCACGGCCTCCGGCTACGTGGTGGCACAGCGCCGTGCCGCGGTGTCGTCCAAGGCTTCGGGCCGGCTGCTCGAACTCACCGTGCGTGAGGGCTCGAACGTGAAGAAGGGCGAGCTGCTGGCCCGCCTGGACGCCAGCGACATCCAGGCCGGCATCATGGCCGCCGAGGCCGCCGTGCTGCAGGCCGAAGCGAACCAGAAGCAGGCCATGGTGCAGCTCATCAACGCCCGCGCCGAGACGACCCGCACCCGCAGCCTCGAAGCCCAGGGCTTTGTCTCCGGGCAGATGGTCGACAGCGTGGTGAGCAAGAACAAGGCGGTCTTCGCGCAGGTGTCGGCCGCCGAAGCCGCGCTGGCCCAGGCCCGTGCGCAGCTCAAGGCCCAGAAGGTGGCGCTCGACTACACCGAGATCCGCGCGCCGTTCGACGGCGTCGTGCTGGTGAAGAACGCCAACGTGGGCGACATCATCATGCCGATGTCGAGCGCGGCCGGCGCACAGGGCGCCGTGGTGACGATGGCCGACATGGGCACGCTCGAAGTCGAGGCCGACGTCTCGGAAGGCAACCTCTCGAAGGCCCGCCCCGGCCAGCCGGTCGAGATCACGCTGGACGCCCTGCCCGGCAAACGCTTCAAGGGCCACGTGGTCGGCATCGTGCCCACGGTCGACCGGGCCAAGGCCACGGTCATGACGAAGATCCGCTTCGACCAGCTCGACCCCCGTGTGCTGCCGGAAATGAGCGCCAAGGTGGCCTTCCTGTCGCGCGAGATCTCCGACGCCGACCAGCAGCCCGTGACGGCCGTGCCCGCCGCGGCCATCGCGCGCCAGGGTGAGCAACACGTGGTCTGGCGTGTGCGCCAGGCCGATGACCGCAACACGGTGGAAGCCGTGGCCGTCAAGCCGGGCCGCCAGTTGGGCGAGTTCCGCGAAGTCAGCGGGCCCATCAAACCGGGCGACAAGATCGTGGCCACACCCCCTGCCCGCCTGAAGGACGGCGCCCGCGTCGCGCTCAGCGCCTCCTGA
- a CDS encoding ABC transporter ATP-binding protein, whose amino-acid sequence MQAPKREPVIRIDHLSKTYTRGGQPIPVLRDINLEVTEAEFVSLMGPSGSGKSTLLNLIAGIDQPSSGTIAINGVDIATLDETALADWRAANVGFIFQFYNLMPVLTAYENVELPLLLTNLSRRQRKAHVEAALEMVRLADRMDHYPNELSGGQQQRVAIARALVTDPTLIVADEPTGDLDRATGEEVLALMDELHRDLGKTIVMVTHDPKAAARASRMIHLEKGVLVSDPADAH is encoded by the coding sequence ATGCAGGCCCCCAAGCGCGAACCGGTGATCCGCATCGATCACCTCAGCAAGACCTACACCCGCGGCGGGCAGCCCATTCCGGTGCTGCGCGACATCAACCTCGAGGTCACCGAAGCCGAGTTCGTCTCGCTGATGGGCCCCAGCGGCTCGGGCAAGAGCACGCTGCTCAACCTCATTGCCGGCATCGACCAGCCCAGCAGCGGCACCATCGCCATCAACGGGGTCGACATCGCCACGCTCGATGAAACCGCACTCGCCGACTGGCGCGCGGCCAACGTCGGCTTCATCTTCCAGTTCTACAACCTGATGCCGGTGCTGACGGCGTACGAGAATGTCGAGCTGCCCCTGCTGCTGACCAACCTGAGCCGGCGCCAGCGCAAGGCCCATGTCGAAGCCGCACTCGAGATGGTGCGCCTGGCCGATCGCATGGACCACTACCCCAACGAGCTCTCGGGTGGCCAGCAGCAGCGCGTGGCCATTGCGCGGGCCCTGGTGACCGACCCCACACTGATCGTGGCCGACGAGCCCACCGGCGACCTCGACCGCGCCACCGGCGAAGAAGTGCTGGCCCTGATGGACGAACTGCACCGCGATCTGGGCAAGACCATCGTGATGGTGACGCACGACCCCAAGGCCGCTGCACGCGCCAGCCGCATGATCCACCTCGAGAAGGGCGTGCTGGTCAGCGATCCGGCCGACGCCCACTGA